The Pontibacter pudoricolor genome contains a region encoding:
- a CDS encoding LutB/LldF family L-lactate oxidation iron-sulfur protein, with amino-acid sequence MSKLKQFLLDSETKSFDQNHRATIRFNIGKYNAAVQRGLTQYSDHELARERASYIKTNTIKDLDKYLMEFEANFTARGGKVIWARDAQEALKEIGEIMKRKRAKSVVKSKSMITEEIHMNEFLEKNGVEVVETDLGEYIVQLAEQRPYHIVTPAMHMSKKDIAELFVRKLNIAPTDDAQELVGVARRLLRDKYTSAEIGITGGNFLLADVGGVAVTENEGNARLSTTFPKTHIAIVGIEKMLPSIMDLDLFWPLLSTSGTGQNVTVYNTIFTGPRQPNEKDGPEEMYVILLDNGRTELMSHPEKREALNCIRCGACLNICPVYKNIGGHTYESTYSGPIGSVLTPHFNGMAENKHLSFASSLCGACTSVCPVKINIHNLLLLNRKQSVDMGLADKQEKTAFKFWLKAMKSRKLMNMAPSGIKNYVVKYILKDTWSKRREAMKIAPKSFNQLWKERS; translated from the coding sequence ATGAGTAAACTAAAGCAGTTTCTGCTCGATTCAGAAACAAAGTCATTCGACCAGAACCACCGCGCTACCATCAGGTTTAACATCGGTAAGTACAATGCCGCTGTGCAGCGTGGACTCACCCAATATTCCGATCATGAGCTTGCCCGTGAGCGTGCTTCCTATATAAAAACCAACACCATTAAGGACCTTGATAAGTACCTGATGGAATTTGAAGCCAATTTTACTGCCCGTGGCGGCAAAGTTATCTGGGCACGCGATGCGCAGGAAGCTTTAAAAGAGATTGGCGAGATCATGAAGCGCAAACGTGCCAAATCTGTTGTTAAATCCAAGTCGATGATAACAGAGGAGATACACATGAACGAGTTCCTGGAAAAGAACGGCGTGGAAGTGGTGGAAACGGACCTAGGCGAATACATTGTGCAACTGGCCGAGCAGCGCCCCTACCATATTGTAACACCGGCCATGCACATGTCTAAAAAAGATATTGCCGAGCTGTTTGTGCGCAAACTGAACATAGCCCCTACAGATGACGCCCAGGAATTGGTTGGCGTAGCCCGTCGCCTTCTGCGCGACAAGTACACTTCTGCCGAAATTGGTATAACGGGTGGTAACTTTCTGCTGGCAGATGTAGGTGGCGTGGCCGTAACCGAAAACGAAGGGAATGCCCGCTTATCAACTACCTTCCCGAAAACGCATATTGCTATAGTTGGTATCGAGAAAATGTTGCCGTCTATTATGGACCTGGACCTTTTCTGGCCACTACTGAGCACCAGCGGAACCGGGCAGAACGTAACCGTTTATAACACCATATTTACAGGCCCGCGCCAGCCAAACGAAAAGGACGGCCCGGAAGAAATGTATGTTATTCTGCTGGATAACGGCCGTACCGAACTAATGTCTCACCCTGAGAAGCGTGAAGCCTTAAACTGTATCCGTTGTGGAGCCTGCCTTAACATTTGCCCGGTTTATAAAAACATTGGCGGCCATACCTACGAGAGTACATACAGTGGCCCGATCGGTTCTGTGCTTACTCCGCACTTTAACGGCATGGCCGAGAACAAGCACCTGAGCTTTGCCAGTTCGCTGTGCGGTGCCTGTACTTCTGTTTGCCCGGTTAAAATCAACATCCATAACCTGCTGCTGCTTAACCGCAAGCAAAGCGTGGATATGGGCCTTGCCGACAAGCAGGAAAAAACTGCCTTTAAGTTCTGGTTAAAAGCCATGAAGAGCCGCAAACTTATGAACATGGCTCCATCCGGCATCAAGAACTATGTAGTAAAATACATTCTGAAAGATACCTGGAGCAAGCGCCGCGAAGCAATGAAAATAGCGCCAAAATCATTTAACCAGCTCTGGAAGGAAAGATCTTAA